A region of Massilia sp. KIM DNA encodes the following proteins:
- a CDS encoding MipA/OmpV family protein, which translates to MKSILTAVPLASILALPLAVHAQSTDEAGLPLWELGIGAAAISTPAYPGADDQNNRALALPFILYRGEILRADQSGIGARLFRSDRVEFDIGLAGALPSDSDDVEARRGMPDLGTLFEFGPRLKVKIADLDRSSRLRAELPLRAVIEARGGLRRQGWTFEPRLVYERVGEGGAWTFQGQVSAVVGDKRIQRYFYEVQPQYANANRPAFDADAGLLLTRLGVFGTRRINRDLRLFGFLRLESYKGAANRDSPLHVRDHGVSGGFGFAWTWKRSSRRASGAETVDPNMM; encoded by the coding sequence ATGAAATCGATCCTGACGGCCGTTCCACTCGCCAGCATCCTGGCGCTGCCCCTTGCCGTGCACGCCCAATCCACCGACGAAGCCGGCCTGCCGCTGTGGGAACTGGGCATCGGCGCCGCCGCCATCTCCACCCCTGCCTACCCGGGCGCCGACGACCAGAACAATCGCGCCCTGGCCTTGCCCTTCATCCTGTACCGCGGCGAAATCCTGCGCGCCGACCAGTCCGGCATCGGTGCGCGCCTCTTCCGTTCCGACCGGGTCGAATTCGACATCGGCCTTGCCGGCGCCCTGCCTTCCGATTCCGACGACGTCGAGGCGCGCCGCGGCATGCCCGACCTCGGCACCCTGTTCGAGTTCGGCCCGCGCCTGAAAGTCAAGATCGCCGACCTCGACCGCAGCAGCCGTTTGCGCGCGGAATTGCCGTTGCGCGCCGTGATCGAGGCGCGCGGCGGCCTGCGCCGGCAGGGCTGGACCTTCGAGCCGCGCCTGGTCTACGAACGGGTGGGAGAGGGCGGGGCCTGGACCTTCCAGGGGCAAGTGAGTGCGGTGGTGGGGGACAAGCGCATCCAGCGCTATTTCTACGAGGTGCAGCCGCAGTACGCGAACGCTAACCGGCCAGCGTTTGACGCCGACGCCGGACTGCTGCTGACCCGCCTGGGCGTGTTCGGCACGCGCCGCATCAACCGGGACCTGCGCCTGTTCGGTTTCCTGAGACTGGAGAGCTACAAGGGGGCGGCCAACCGCGATAGTCCCTTGCACGTGCGCGACCACGGCGTGTCGGGAGGATTCGGATTCGCATGGACCTGGAAGCGTTCCAGCCGCCGGGCAAGCGGGGCGGAAACGGTCGATCCCAACATGATGTAA
- a CDS encoding S1/P1 nuclease yields the protein MKKLACVLALCSAFTSVDAMAWGRDGHRAVGAIADKLLKGTYAQKQIAALLLPGETLESLANWADCVKGTYCGPQTQEMIEYVAGNPKHSEYHYTDVPFQLERYHDHGVGTAEVDIVQIMKQCIAVLQGKTDPALNPHKFTKRQALILLAHFAGDIHQPLHVGAAFVSKDGKFVVPKTHAEVDEATIFDSRGGNNLLLDDAKIAALAAGLIPPGEAAPVKEGVPKALTKPFHSYWDSTTVDYAFRRIGVKTPEQFAQAAIAGNPAVQKWQGEVATWPYQWADDALAVSKLAYAEVTPGQLTPQTSKKGETYFAFTLEVPANYPVPSSAIAKTQLIKGGYNLAAMLQAIFPEQG from the coding sequence ATGAAAAAACTAGCTTGTGTCCTGGCGCTCTGCAGCGCCTTCACCTCCGTCGACGCCATGGCCTGGGGCCGCGACGGCCACCGCGCCGTGGGCGCGATCGCCGACAAACTGCTGAAGGGGACGTACGCGCAAAAGCAGATCGCCGCGCTGCTCCTGCCGGGCGAGACCCTCGAATCGCTCGCCAACTGGGCCGACTGCGTGAAGGGCACGTACTGCGGCCCGCAGACCCAGGAAATGATCGAGTACGTGGCGGGCAATCCGAAGCACAGCGAGTACCACTACACCGACGTGCCCTTCCAGCTGGAGCGCTACCACGACCACGGCGTGGGCACCGCGGAGGTCGACATCGTGCAGATCATGAAGCAGTGCATCGCGGTCCTGCAGGGCAAGACCGATCCGGCGCTCAATCCGCACAAGTTCACCAAGCGCCAGGCCCTGATCCTGCTGGCCCACTTCGCCGGCGACATCCACCAGCCGCTGCACGTGGGCGCGGCCTTCGTCAGCAAGGACGGCAAGTTCGTGGTGCCCAAGACCCATGCCGAGGTGGACGAGGCCACGATCTTCGATTCGCGCGGCGGCAACAACCTGCTGCTGGACGACGCGAAGATCGCCGCGCTGGCGGCGGGCCTGATCCCGCCGGGCGAGGCGGCGCCCGTGAAGGAAGGCGTGCCCAAGGCGCTGACCAAGCCTTTCCACTCCTATTGGGACAGCACCACGGTGGACTACGCCTTCCGCCGCATCGGCGTGAAGACGCCCGAGCAGTTCGCGCAGGCGGCCATCGCCGGCAATCCGGCGGTGCAGAAGTGGCAGGGCGAGGTGGCGACCTGGCCTTACCAGTGGGCGGACGACGCGCTGGCGGTGTCCAAGCTGGCCTATGCCGAGGTGACGCCGGGCCAGTTGACGCCGCAGACGAGCAAGAAAGGCGAGACTTATTTCGCATTCACGCTCGAGGTGCCGGCCAATTATCCTGTGCCGAGCTCGGCGATTGCGAAGACCCAGCTGATCAAGGGCGGGTATAACCTGGCGGCGATGCTGCAGGCGATTTTTCCGGAACAGGGCTGA
- a CDS encoding bifunctional UDP-sugar hydrolase/5'-nucleotidase, protein MPNSLRAPARLSLALAACVLAGCASTPREPVTINLVAMNDFHGNLEPSRYALPPVNGVTPPAIRAGGAEAVAAALQAWRKEDKDLLFVSAGDLVGGSPALSSLWADEPTIEAMNLLDLRVSAVGNHEFDAGRKELLRQQHGGCDSPRPAKACQWSPNYGGAKFTYLAANVIDSATGKPFIPAFRIEEVKGVKVGLVGAVLKGTDAVVMASGIAGLRFGDETEAINRAVPLMRAQGAQVIVALVHEGGTVDNRDDRLGCLNLQGAIVPIVKQLDPAIRLVITGHSHFGYVCQVEGRTVTQAASFGQVLTRVAMKVDPGSGKLLELQANNVVMKPGDYPADPRMAALVASVKERSRAALGRPVARLPAAPVLRKQNEAGESELGKLIADAVLAATRDQGAQIGFMNEGGIRKDLEAGEGNVASFGQTQAVLPFGNTLVVMDLTGAQIRSLLEQQWARPAASDPSILQVSQGFSYQWDGKRPAGSRVVPGSIRLHGAPLEDGKRYRVVANNFLAEGGDNFPEFAKGTQRVETGMLDLDAFTDYLKKHEGQGAAPSAAAPRVLKAQ, encoded by the coding sequence ATGCCGAATTCCCTGCGTGCGCCTGCACGACTCTCCCTTGCTCTTGCGGCCTGCGTGCTGGCCGGCTGCGCCAGTACTCCGCGCGAACCCGTGACCATCAACCTGGTCGCCATGAACGACTTCCACGGCAACCTCGAGCCGAGCCGCTACGCGCTGCCGCCGGTGAACGGCGTGACGCCGCCGGCGATCCGCGCGGGCGGCGCCGAGGCCGTGGCGGCCGCCCTGCAGGCCTGGCGCAAGGAAGACAAGGACCTGCTGTTCGTTTCAGCGGGCGACCTGGTGGGCGGCAGCCCGGCGCTGTCCTCGCTGTGGGCCGACGAGCCGACCATCGAGGCCATGAACCTGCTGGACCTGCGCGTGAGCGCGGTCGGCAACCACGAATTCGATGCCGGCCGCAAAGAGCTGCTGCGCCAGCAGCACGGCGGCTGCGATTCGCCGCGTCCGGCCAAGGCCTGCCAGTGGTCGCCCAACTACGGCGGCGCCAAGTTCACCTATCTGGCCGCCAACGTGATCGACAGCGCCACCGGCAAGCCCTTCATCCCGGCCTTCCGCATCGAGGAAGTGAAGGGCGTGAAAGTGGGCCTGGTGGGCGCGGTGCTGAAGGGCACCGACGCGGTGGTGATGGCTTCGGGCATCGCCGGCCTGCGCTTCGGTGACGAAACCGAGGCGATCAACCGCGCCGTGCCGCTGATGCGCGCGCAGGGCGCGCAGGTGATCGTCGCCCTGGTGCACGAAGGCGGGACCGTCGACAACCGCGACGACCGCCTCGGCTGCCTGAACCTGCAGGGCGCGATCGTCCCCATCGTCAAGCAGCTGGATCCGGCGATCAGGCTGGTGATCACGGGCCACTCGCACTTCGGCTATGTGTGCCAGGTCGAGGGGCGCACCGTGACTCAGGCGGCTTCCTTCGGCCAGGTCCTGACGCGCGTGGCGATGAAGGTGGATCCGGGTAGCGGCAAGCTGCTCGAGCTGCAGGCGAACAATGTGGTGATGAAGCCGGGCGACTATCCGGCCGATCCGAGGATGGCTGCGCTGGTGGCCTCGGTGAAGGAGCGCAGCCGCGCGGCGCTGGGCCGCCCGGTCGCGCGCCTGCCGGCCGCGCCGGTGCTGCGCAAGCAGAACGAGGCCGGCGAGTCCGAGCTCGGCAAGCTGATCGCGGACGCCGTGCTGGCCGCCACCCGCGACCAGGGCGCGCAGATCGGCTTCATGAACGAAGGCGGCATCCGCAAGGACCTGGAAGCCGGCGAGGGCAATGTGGCCAGCTTCGGCCAGACCCAGGCCGTGCTCCCATTCGGGAACACCCTGGTCGTGATGGACCTGACCGGCGCGCAGATCCGCAGCCTGCTCGAGCAGCAGTGGGCGCGCCCGGCGGCATCGGACCCGTCGATCCTGCAGGTGTCGCAGGGCTTCAGCTACCAGTGGGACGGGAAACGCCCGGCGGGCAGCCGCGTGGTCCCGGGTTCGATCCGGCTCCACGGTGCGCCGCTGGAAGACGGCAAGCGCTATCGCGTGGTCGCCAATAACTTCCTGGCCGAGGGCGGCGACAACTTCCCCGAATTCGCCAAGGGCACGCAGCGCGTCGAGACCGGCATGCTGGACCTGGACGCCTTTACCGACTACCTGAAGAAGCACGAAGGGCAGGGCGCCGCGCCGTCTGCCGCCGCGCCGCGCGTCCTCAAGGCGCAATAA